The following proteins are encoded in a genomic region of Coffea eugenioides isolate CCC68of chromosome 6, Ceug_1.0, whole genome shotgun sequence:
- the LOC113774998 gene encoding uncharacterized protein LOC113774998: protein MHEVVPHFCQKKNMQTPVRKRLPSGLSKDLWLVAREGSLSDVDLALAWLKKSGGNVNARNSFGLTPLHIATWRNHVPIVRRLLAAGADPNARDSESGWSSLHRAMHFGHLTVASVLLQSGASITLEDSKSRTPIDLVSGPVLQVVGDGDDLVATEVFSWGSGVNYQLGTGNAHIQKLPCKVDTLYGSYVKLVSAAKFHSVAVTDRGEVYSWGFGRGGRLGHPEFDIHSGQAAVITPRQVSSGLGARRVKTISAAKHHTVAATQAGEVFTWGSNREGQLGYTSVDTQPTPRRVSSLRARIVAVAAANKHTAVISDSGEVFTWGCNKEGQLGYGTSNSASNYTPRLVEYLKGKVFNAVAAAKYHTIVLGSDGEVFTWGYRLVTPRRVVIARNTRKLGNTLLKFHRKERLHVGAIAAGVTHSMALTDDGALFYWVSSDPSLRCQQLYSLCGRSIVSISAGKYWTAAATDTGDVYMWDGKNRKDEPPIATRLHGVKKATSISVGETHLLIISSLYHPTYPKIVKGSQKVKQKVKIETDEFDEGFIFNDLESDDVSSIDPKEGIVKTVPSLKTLCEKVAIEYLLEPRSAIQLLEIADSLGADDLRKHSEEIAIRNLDYILAVSTHTFTNTSLDILLSLEKLLDLKSTESWCYRRLPTPTATFPAIIYSEEEEDSDNEFLRKRDTCIQRPSSMAERAVRLDGFLQCNDDAKEAVSKQVRALKKKLQQIEMLEEKLLKGHSLDDQQMKKLQTRKDLQSSLDELGVPMETLQAKASSSVSVDGKGCKKVVSKKQRRKSKNRAGKVEEASGNCGKIDHLDPTKTCVEVESSHSKHKDESGDLEGFADKQFPEDSTSITKNLAEVERNNRSLHSVSKKKNRKGGLSMFLSGGLDDAPKCTAPPPSVLKCEGPAWGGAKISKGSSSLREIQDEQSKIKAIKPAKSNDLVEHITDGSSGTKIRLGSFLPSNPIPVVATQTTQASDGERNTPPWAASGTPPSLSRPSLRDIQLQQGKHQQSLSSPKTRTTGFSVAGGQGSPSDSGGLNRWFKQEVETPSSIRLIQIEEKAMKDLKRFYSSVKIMRNPS from the exons ATGCACGAAGTGGTACCACATTTTTGTCAGAAGAAGAATATGCAAACTCCTGTTCGAAAAAGGTTACCTAGTGGATTGTCTAAAGATCTGTGGCTTGTGGCGAGGGAGGGATCTTTATCTGATGTAGATTTGGCATTGGCATGGCTTAAGAAGAGTGGTGGAAATGTCAATGCAAGGAATTCGTTTGGCCTCACACCTCTTCATATTGCAACCTGGAGAAACCACGTTCCTATTGTTAGAAGGCTACTTGCAGCTGGTGCAGACCCTAATGCTAGG GATAGTGAATCAGGATGGAGTAGCCTTCATAGAGCTATGCATTTCGGCCACCTCACAGTTGCTAGTGTGCTTCTTCAGTCTGGTGCTTCTATCACATTGGAGGACTCTAAATCCCGAACGCCTATAGATCTTGTATCCGGACCTGTGCTTCAGGTTGTTGGGGATGGAGACGATTTAG TTGCTACAGAGGTCTTTAGCTGGGGGAGTGGTGTGAATTATCAGCTGGGGACTGGAAATGCACATATTCAGAAGCTACCATGCAAAGTTGACACACTCTATGGTTCTTATGTTAAATTGGTTTCTGCTGCAAAATTCCATAGTGTAGCAGTTACTGATCGAGGTGAAGTCTATAGCTGGGGATTCGGGAGAGGTGGCCGTCTTGGGCATCCTGAATTTGATATACACAG tGGTCAAGCTGCAGTTATTACTCCTCGGCAAGTGAGCTCCGGTTTAGGGGCACGCCGAGTTAAAACAATTTCTGCAGCTAAGCATCACACTGTTGCTGCTACACAGGCTGGGGAGGTTTTTACTTGGGGTTCCAATAGAG AGGGTCAACTTGGCTATACATCTGTTGATACTCAACCTACACCCAGGAGAGTTAGTTCTTTAAGGGCAAGAATAGTTGCTGTTGCCGCAGCAAACAAGCACACTGCTGTTATTTCCGATTCTGGTGAGGTGTTCACTTGGGGCTGCAATAAAGAGGGACAGCTTGGTTATGGCACCTCTAACTCTGCTTCAAACTACACTCCAAGATTAGTTGAATACTTGAAGGGCAAGGTTTTCAATGCAGTTGCTGCTGCCAAGTATCACACAATTGTTTTGGGAAGTGATGGTGAG GTATTCACTTGGGGTTACCGACTTGTTACCCCAAGACGTGTTGTTATTGCTAGAAATACGAGGAAACTTGGGAACACTCTTCTGAAGTTTCACAGGAAGGAGCGCCTTCATGTTGGTGCCATAGCTGCTGGGGTGACGCATAGCATGGCTCTAACTGATGATGGGGCCCTTTTTTATTGGGTGTCATCAGATCCTAGTCTCCGTTGCCAGCAG TTATATTCGCTATGTGGGAGAAGCATTGTTAGCATCTCAGCTGGGAAGTACTGGACTGCTGCTGCTACTGACACTGGTGATGTTTATATGTGGGATGGAAAGAACAGAAAAGATGAACCACCTATTGCAACTAGGTTACATGGTGTGAAAAAGGCAACTTCAATTTCAGTAGGAGAGACACATCTACTGATTATTAGTTCTCTCTATCATCCTACATATCCTAAAATTGTCAAGGGTTCTCAGAAGGTCAAGCAAAAGGTCAAGATTGAAACAGATGAATTCGATGAAGGTTTTATTTTTAATGATCTAGAGTCTGACGATGTCTCATCCATTGACCCAAAGGAAGGCATCGTGAAGACCGTGCCAAGCTTAAAAACTTTGTGTGAAAAAGTCGCAATAGAGTACTTGTTGGAGCCACGAAGTGCTATTCAGCTGCTAGAAATTGCAGATTCACTTGGAGCAGATGACCTAAGGAAGCATTCTGAG GAGATTGCTATTCGCAACCTTGATTACATTCTTGCTGTCTCAACGCATACTTTTACCAACACTTCGTTGGACATATTGCTCAGCCTTGAAAAACTGCTGGATTTGAAGTCAACTGAATCATGGTGTTATCGTCGGCTTCCAACCCCGACAGCCACCTTCCCTGCCATCATCTAtagtgaagaagaagaagatagtGACAATGAATTTCTTAGGAAACGTGACACCTGTATACAGAGACCATCCTCCATGGCAGAGAGAGCTGTAAGATTAGATGGCTTTTTGCAGTGTAATGATGATGCCAAGGAAGCAGTTTCCAAACAGGTTCGAGCTTTGAAAAAGAAGTTACAGCAGATTGAGATGCTTGAAGAGAAGCTGTTGAAAGGTCATTCCCTGGATGACCAGCAAATGAAGAAACTCCAGACCAGGAAAGATTTGCAGAGCTCGCTTGATGAACTTGGTGTGCCTATGGAGACTCTTCAGGCAAAAGCTTCttcttctgtttctgttgatgGTAAAGGCTGTAAAAAAGTAGTGTCCAaaaagcaaagaagaaagagcaaaaacagggcaggaAAAGTTGAAGAGGCATCTGGTAATTGTGGAAAGATTGATCACTTGGATCCCACAAAGACTTGTGTGGAAGTTGAATCATCTCATAGTAAGCACAAG GATGAAAGTGGAGATCTTGAGGGATTTGCAGATAAACAATTTCCTGAAGATTCTACTAGCATTACGAAAAATTTGGCAGAAGTTGAAAGAAATAATCGTTCATTGCATTCTGTGTCAAAGAAGAAGAACAGAAAAGGCGGGCTTTCTATGTTCTTGAGTGGTGGTCTTGATGATGCTCCAAAATGTACTGCACCTCCTCCATCAGTGCTCAAATGTGAGGGTCCTGCTTGGGGTGGTGCTAAGATTTCTAAGGGTTCCTCCTCTCTGCGTGAGATACAGGATGAGCAGAGTAAAATAAAGGCAATAAAGCCCGCAAAGTCCAACGATCTTGTGGAACATATTACTGATGGAAGCAGTGGCACCAAGATTCGGTTAGGTTCATTTCTGCCCTCCAATCCGATACCTGTTGTTGCAACACAGACGACTCAAGCTTCTGATGGAGAAAGAAACACACCACCTTGGGCTGCATCAGGGACTCCACCTTCTCTTTCTCGTCCGTCTCTCAGGGACATCCAACTGCAACAG GGAAAACATCAGCAATCTCTTTCCAGTCCAAAAACGAGAACCACTGGCTTTTCAGTGGCAGGTGGCCAAGGTTCACCATCAGACTCCGGTGGTCTGAACAGGTGGTTCAAGCAGGAGGTCGAGACACCTTCATCTATTCGCTTGATTCAGATAGAGGAAAAGGCAATGAAAGACCTTAAGCGCTTCTACAGCAGCGTGAAGATCATGAGGAACCCATCATGA